The sequence GGTAGTGAAGAACATAGAGTACATTGTAAAATTGAACAAACAGATTCTTTTAGTGGTCATGGTGATGTAAATGATTTACAAAACTTTATCAGTCAACAAGATAAAAACAAGGTGACTCAAATATTTTTAAGTCATGGTGAAGAAGAATCTATGATTGCTTTCAAAGAAAGAATTGAAAATTTAGGATATAAAAACGTTGTGATCCCTACTAAAGGGCATGAATTTATAGTATAATGAAAAGGGTAACTTTAATTGGGGCTGGAAAAGTAGCCACTCATTTAGGAACAGCATTAGAAGACAATGGTATAATTATTCAAGAGGTCTTTAGCAGAGATATTAAAAAAGCACGAAGCCTTGCTCGTAGATTTTATGATGCAAGACCTACTGATTCTTTAAACTTTAAAAGTAGCTATTCAGAGGTTTTTATAATTGCTGTAAGTGATAATGCTATCTCTGATGTTGCTGAACAAATTGTATTACCAAATCACAATGCAATACTTGCGCACACTTCAGGTGCTACACCTTTAGAATCACTTGCTGGAAGTTCTCTGTATACTGGTATTTTCTATCCTCTACAAACATTTTCTTTTGATAAGACAGTCGATTTTTCTCAAATTCCAGTCTGTATTGATGCAACTACTAAAGGTGCTTTAGATAGGCTTGCAGAATTAGCTCACCGACTAACCCCTAAGGTTTTTCATCTTACAAATGAAGAAAGAAAAAAGCTACATATTTCTGCTGTTTTTGCCTGTAATTTTACTAATTATTTAATGGAAGTATCATCTCAAATGGCAGACGAAGCTGGAATGGCTTTCCAAGACCTTAAACATTTAGTTGATGAGACAATAGAGAAAGCATTTACTTTAGAAGCTCCTATAGATGGACAAACAGGACCTGCAATTCGAAAAGATATTAAGACTATAAAACGCCATCAAGAGTCTTTAACTACTACTCACCCTAATTTTTTACCAATTTATCAAATGATGACTGACGCAATTCAAGGTAAAGTTGGACAATACAAAACTGCTCATGAAGTAGAAATTGATAGGTTAGAAAAAGAACGTTTACTAATCGAAGAACAAATTGAAAAAGAAAGAGCTGCTTCTGGTTTAAGTCAAGAAGACGAAGATTATATAGCTTAATATAAAATCACCACAAACATTCTATAGCATTACATATCAGCTATTTACAAAAACAAAAGCCACCTTTAACTTAATAAGTCAAAGATGGCTTTTTATTTTTCCTATGAAAAATTTATTGATTTAGAAAAGATAATGCTTTATCTATTTCAGCATCCAATTGCTTTACTTGTTTAGGACTTCCACCACCGCCAATTTTAGCATATCTGATTATTCTATTTGGGTCTACTATTAAGATATAAGGATATTTTTTTATACCTAACGGCTGAGTTATATAACTTCCTTCACCAGCTACTTGAAATTTTATATTTTTAAATTTCACAAACTGTTCTGTTTCATAATCCTTATTTAAACTCACACCAATAAATTCAACATTTTGGTTTTTGTATTTCTCTTGTAAGTCATTTACTGTTTTGTATAAATAATTACAAGGATTACATTTTTCATAAAAGAATACAAAAAACATAACATGATCAGTATTTTTTCTTGTGTCAATTTTCTTATCGTCTAACGTAAGTATTTTTAAATGAGGTATCTTATCGCCTACTCTTTCAAATTTTTCTTCTGCAATAATTTCTTTAGCTTTTAACGATCTTTCTTTGTATTCTTCTTTGGTATAAATAGTAAAACCATATAAAGAAAAATGCTCTTTCGGTACATCGTGTGTATATGTTATAGATTTTGCTGTTAGAGTGATGTAGCCTAGTTTTTTATCAAAAATTACAGTCTCTAATGCAAACCCCTTAGCAGTTGAACGATGATTATAAGTTAAACCTAGCTCTTCGGTAGTATAGATTTCTTTTACCTGACCTTTCACTTTTAAAGTATATTTTTGACATTCAATACCAGCAATTGTTTTGGTCTTTCCTTTTATCTTTTTTGCATTTCTTTGCCATTGCCCAAAATCTTTAGAAATGGCATATCTAGTTGCATCTTCAAACTTACAAGTATATTGTTTTCGTTCGTTATAATCTAGTAGCGTAAATACATCAAAGTCTCTACTTTTATTAGTATAAATTCTTCTCATTACTAACCTGTCTTTGTTATAAAGTACAGTTACCTCATTGTAGAATAAACTTTGACTCCTTTCCTCTTTTGTAAGTTTTCTTTCAAATTTGACATCAAAATTTACCACTACA is a genomic window of Flammeovirga pectinis containing:
- a CDS encoding TlpA family protein disulfide reductase, producing the protein MKIFAILLLFITTTTAFAQADYRTEKVKKLQGAVVVNFDVKFERKLTKEERSQSLFYNEVTVLYNKDRLVMRRIYTNKSRDFDVFTLLDYNERKQYTCKFEDATRYAISKDFGQWQRNAKKIKGKTKTIAGIECQKYTLKVKGQVKEIYTTEELGLTYNHRSTAKGFALETVIFDKKLGYITLTAKSITYTHDVPKEHFSLYGFTIYTKEEYKERSLKAKEIIAEEKFERVGDKIPHLKILTLDDKKIDTRKNTDHVMFFVFFYEKCNPCNYLYKTVNDLQEKYKNQNVEFIGVSLNKDYETEQFVKFKNIKFQVAGEGSYITQPLGIKKYPYILIVDPNRIIRYAKIGGGGSPKQVKQLDAEIDKALSFLNQ
- a CDS encoding Rossmann-like and DUF2520 domain-containing protein — translated: MKRVTLIGAGKVATHLGTALEDNGIIIQEVFSRDIKKARSLARRFYDARPTDSLNFKSSYSEVFIIAVSDNAISDVAEQIVLPNHNAILAHTSGATPLESLAGSSLYTGIFYPLQTFSFDKTVDFSQIPVCIDATTKGALDRLAELAHRLTPKVFHLTNEERKKLHISAVFACNFTNYLMEVSSQMADEAGMAFQDLKHLVDETIEKAFTLEAPIDGQTGPAIRKDIKTIKRHQESLTTTHPNFLPIYQMMTDAIQGKVGQYKTAHEVEIDRLEKERLLIEEQIEKERAASGLSQEDEDYIA